The Candidatus Zixiibacteriota bacterium genomic sequence TGATACCTTGAGCGGCTCGGCTAGAACTTTATTTTGAGTAAACACAGCGGTCGCGCTGGCCGGAACTTCGGAATATATTATTGCCAGATCCCTGCGCATCGATTTTACGCCGATATGGGCACCCCAGCATTTTATACCGCGCACATTGGTAATATTTTTCAGCATATTCATTGAACTCTCCTATCCCGATAATCAAGCCGTAAATTTCTACGGATTTACCGGTACCTGTTGCAGGCCCGCGGTCTGGTCAAAACCGAACATGATATTCATGTTCTGCACCGCCTGACCGGCTGCTCCCTTTACCAGATTGTCGATTACGCTGACGATGATAATCATTTTAGTACGATTGTCAAAGGTTACATGAATATCGCAGTAATTCGTTCCGCGCACATCCTTGAGCGCAGGCGGATCTTTACGCATTCTAACAAACGGTGAGTATTCGTAGAACTTCTGATAAAGCTCATTCAATGAATCCTCGTCTACAGATCCTGTCGGCCGGGCGTAAATCGTGGACAGTATCCCCCGGTCGACCGGGAGCAGATGAGGCGAGAACTGAACCAGTGTGGCTTTTTCGGATACCCGCTCCAGTATCCCCTGTATCTCTATCGTGTGTCGGTGATGCTTGAGATTGTAAGCTTTGAAGTTGTCGCTGACATTGGGAAAATGGGTAACCGGCTTGGCCTTCACCCCGGCCCCGGTCACACCCGACTTGGAATCTATTACAATCGGTTTGGTTTCGATCATCCCCTCCGCCAGCAGAGGCACAACTCCAAGTATCGCCCCGGTCGGATAGCATCCGGGATTGGCGATCAGGCGGGCATCCTTGACCTGATCGGCATAAAGCTCCGGCAAACCGAAGACCGCTTCGTCGAAACCTTCCGGGTAGACATGCTTCATCTGATACCAGTCCTCATAGACCTCGGGCGAGGACAGACGGAAATCTCCCGACAAATCGACTATCTTAAAAGAGCGATCCTTAAACCTTTTGACCATGTCCATCGAGACGCCGTGAGGAAGTGCCAAAAAGACCAGATCGAGGTCGCATTCATCGATTTCTTCGATCGAAATCAGTCTGTGATCACAGATCCCTTTAAAAAAGGGATGGACGTCAGAGAAAGCCTCGCCTGATCGAGATTCGGAGGTAATCGCGGTGATCTCTGCTTCCGGATGATGAACCAGGAGTCGGGCCAGTTCCGATCCGGTGTAGCCTGTTGCTCCAACTATTCCGATACGTTTTTTATTCATCGCTTTTAACCGCTTTCAATGCTTCTTTGAGTGCTGACATTATCTTGTTCATATCCTCTTCTTCTATATTCAAAGGCGGTACCAGCCTCAGGACATTGCCGGCAGTAGCATTGGCCAGGACGCCCCTGTTGAGCATCTCCTGGACCAGAGGACGGGTATCGAACTCGAACTCGATACCGATCATCAATCCCAAACCCCGAAATTCTTTAATCGAGGCCTCGTTTAAGCCTTCAATCTGCTTTTTAAACCAGCCGTGTTTTTCTTCAGCCTGCTGAAGCAGGTTCTCCTCTTCAATCACATCCAGCACGGCCAATGCAGCCGCGCAGACCAGCGGATTTCCGCCGAACGTGGTGCCATGATCGCCGAACTCTATCTCGGAACTGACCTTTTCGCTGGATAAAATGGCTGAAATCGGGGTCCCCCCACCGAGCGCTTTGGCCAGCGTCATGATGTCCGGCTTGACATTGTGATGCTGGAAAGCGAACATCTTGCCGGTGCGCCCCATACCGCATTGGATCTCGTCGAATATCAGGACGATATCATTCTCATCGCAGAATGTGCGCAGTTCTTTTAGAAATGAGCCTTCGGCAATGTTGATACCGCCTTCGCCCTGCACAGGCTCGATTATGATAGCGGCGGTTTCCCTGTCGGCTGAATCCCTGACCGCGTTCATGTCGTTAAATGGAATCTTTTTAAATCCTGCAGGAATCGGATCGAAACCCTTCTGCATCTTCTCCGCCCCGGTGGCAATCGTTGCCAGCGTTCGACCATGAAAGCAACCATCAAATGAAATGATTGTCCCGCCACGTCCCCTGCTGTGGGCATATTTACGGGCAATCTTGAACGCGCCCTCGACTGCTTCCGCCCCGCTGTTGCCAAAAAATACCCGCTCCAGGCCGGACAACACGGTCAGTCTTTTGGAGAGTTCGACCTGGGGTACGCTGAGGTAAAAATTAGATACATGAATCAGCCTGGCCGCCTGCTCCCGGATCGCTTTTACGACTTTGGGGTGGCAGTGACCGACGCTGTTGACAGCGATACCCGCCAGAGCATCGACATACTCATTGCCATCGATATCCCAGGCATGAGAACCACTCGCTCTTTCAAGTGTCAATGGATAACGCTTGAACGTCTGCAGGTAATGTTTCTGGTCAAGATTTGAATACTTTTTGTTTAACTCATGTGACATATAAAACTTCCCATAAATTCTATCTTGTGATTTTAGTTCCGACCTGTTTATTGTCGGCAACAGCCAGTATCTGATCCGGCAGGGTGCCGTTAATGATGCGAGCCGAGCGGGTGCCTTTGTTGACCGCAATTTCGCACGATTCAATCTTGGGGATCATCCCGCCCTGTATCACATCGTCCTTCACCAGATCGTCAATTTCATCCAGCTTGATATCAGAGATAATCGAAGCAGGATCATCCTTATCACGCAAGAGCCCGTCGACATCGGTCAGGATAACATACTGGACAGCGTCCAGGGCTCCGGCTACATGGGCCGCGAACATATCGGCGTTGATATTGTAATCTGTTCCGCTCTTATCCGAGGCCAGGCAGGTTATAACCGGAATGTAATCATTCTGCAAGAGCAACTTGATCAAAGCGGGATCGACATCGATTACATCGCCGACCTGCCCCAGATCGACTTCTTCAACCTGGCCTTCAATCATCCGCCGGTGCATCCGTTTCACAGCGGTAACTATCTTTCCATCCTTTCCGGATAATCCGACCGCTTTGTAACCGAGTGAATTGACCAACCTGACCAGGCTTCCATTGACCTTGCCCTTCAGCGCCATCTCCACGTATTCGAACGCCTCGGCGGTGGTCTTCCTGTGGCCTTCGATGAATTCAGATTCTATTTTAGCTTCTTCCAGAGCTCGTTTGATAAACGGCCCACCGCCATGCACGATAACAACATTAAAGCCCTTTTCCTTGAGCAGGCAGAAATTTTTCACTACCCGGTTTTTCAAGTTTTCATCGATCATGGCGTTTCCGCCATACTTAAACAGAATTACCGGTCTTTCAGAATAGCTGATCATCGATTATTAGAAATATAAGTTAGTGATAGCATCCAATTCATTGGCCCTGCATTATCCGGGCACTCACAGGATTCAACAAAACGTCTGTATGATTGTTCCATGTTTGCCATTATCGCGATTGACATATCTCCACATCGGAGATGCAGTCTTCACCGCCTTCATGAATTTCGCAAAAGCACTAATTATCTGTTCAGGTTGTACAAGCAACAGAATCTCAGTAACATCGGCTGAAACATAACAGCCCTGAACAAGGTTGTAATAATAAACAAGCTTTTTGAATATATCAAAACCCAAATCTGAAATTGTTTTATTTTCGAATATATTTTTAGAAAGGGATCATTATGTCCGCTGATAAAATTGTAGAATTGGACAGTCTTTTAAGTCTTACTCAGCACGACGATCAATTTCTTCTGGATGTGCGCCCGATTGCCGCTTACAACGGCTGGACACTCGAGGGTGAACCTCGCGGAGGTCATATTAAGTCCGCGAAAACATTCCCGTTAAGCTGGACAGAATTTTCAGGTTGGCAAAAGCTTCTCGACAAAAAAGGCATCGACCCCGAGAAAAGGATAATTGTGTACGGCTATAACGCCGCTCAATCCGCTGAAATGGCCGATAAGCTGGCACAATCCGGCTACCGTGATGTGCGCAGGTTCGATCGATTTATGCACTGGTCGGCGGACAGCTCTCTACCCATGGATCACCTGCCTCGCTTTAAACAGCTTGTTTATCCCGGATGGGTCCAGGGCCTGATCACGGGCGAAAATTCCCCTCATTATGATAATTCCAGATATGTCATCTGCCACGCCAGCTTCAGGTATCGCGAGGATTACGAATCGGGACATATCCCCGGCGCGATCCACATGGACACCGAAGATCTGGAATCCTCAAAAGACTGGAACCGTCGTTCACCGGCAGATATTCGCCGGGCCCTGCTAAAGCAGGGCATCACTAAAGACACCACGGTCGTCCTGTACGGCAGATTCAATCATCCCAACAACGAGGATGAATACCCGGGCCGGCTGGCCGGTCATCTGGCGGCGATGCGTTGCGCGCAGATTATGCTCTATGCCGGTGTTGAAGATGTGCGCATCTTAAACGGCGGTATGGCGGCCTGGCGCGAGGAAGGTTTCGATATGATTACCGAAGAAGGCGAAGTTGTCTCGGCCGATAATTTCGGAACCGAAATCCCTCATAATCCGAACTTGATCATCGACACGCCCGAAGCCAAACAGCTGTTGTCATCGAAGCGAGGAGAACTGGTCAGTATCCGGAGCTGGAAAGAATTCATCGGCGATGTCAGCGGTTACAACTATATCGAAAAAGTCGGCAGAATTCCAGGGGCGGTGTTTGGCAACTGCGGAAGCGACGCCTACCACATGGAAAACTACCGCAATATTGATCATACCATGCGTGAATACCATGAAGTAGCCGAAATCTGGGCTGACAGCGGAATTACTCCGGACAAGCGTAT encodes the following:
- a CDS encoding N-acetyl-gamma-glutamyl-phosphate reductase, producing MNKKRIGIVGATGYTGSELARLLVHHPEAEITAITSESRSGEAFSDVHPFFKGICDHRLISIEEIDECDLDLVFLALPHGVSMDMVKRFKDRSFKIVDLSGDFRLSSPEVYEDWYQMKHVYPEGFDEAVFGLPELYADQVKDARLIANPGCYPTGAILGVVPLLAEGMIETKPIVIDSKSGVTGAGVKAKPVTHFPNVSDNFKAYNLKHHRHTIEIQGILERVSEKATLVQFSPHLLPVDRGILSTIYARPTGSVDEDSLNELYQKFYEYSPFVRMRKDPPALKDVRGTNYCDIHVTFDNRTKMIIIVSVIDNLVKGAAGQAVQNMNIMFGFDQTAGLQQVPVNP
- a CDS encoding acetylornithine/succinylornithine family transaminase; translated protein: MSHELNKKYSNLDQKHYLQTFKRYPLTLERASGSHAWDIDGNEYVDALAGIAVNSVGHCHPKVVKAIREQAARLIHVSNFYLSVPQVELSKRLTVLSGLERVFFGNSGAEAVEGAFKIARKYAHSRGRGGTIISFDGCFHGRTLATIATGAEKMQKGFDPIPAGFKKIPFNDMNAVRDSADRETAAIIIEPVQGEGGINIAEGSFLKELRTFCDENDIVLIFDEIQCGMGRTGKMFAFQHHNVKPDIMTLAKALGGGTPISAILSSEKVSSEIEFGDHGTTFGGNPLVCAAALAVLDVIEEENLLQQAEEKHGWFKKQIEGLNEASIKEFRGLGLMIGIEFEFDTRPLVQEMLNRGVLANATAGNVLRLVPPLNIEEEDMNKIMSALKEALKAVKSDE
- the argB gene encoding acetylglutamate kinase; this translates as MISYSERPVILFKYGGNAMIDENLKNRVVKNFCLLKEKGFNVVIVHGGGPFIKRALEEAKIESEFIEGHRKTTAEAFEYVEMALKGKVNGSLVRLVNSLGYKAVGLSGKDGKIVTAVKRMHRRMIEGQVEEVDLGQVGDVIDVDPALIKLLLQNDYIPVITCLASDKSGTDYNINADMFAAHVAGALDAVQYVILTDVDGLLRDKDDPASIISDIKLDEIDDLVKDDVIQGGMIPKIESCEIAVNKGTRSARIINGTLPDQILAVADNKQVGTKITR
- a CDS encoding thiosulfate sulfurtransferase, whose product is MSADKIVELDSLLSLTQHDDQFLLDVRPIAAYNGWTLEGEPRGGHIKSAKTFPLSWTEFSGWQKLLDKKGIDPEKRIIVYGYNAAQSAEMADKLAQSGYRDVRRFDRFMHWSADSSLPMDHLPRFKQLVYPGWVQGLITGENSPHYDNSRYVICHASFRYREDYESGHIPGAIHMDTEDLESSKDWNRRSPADIRRALLKQGITKDTTVVLYGRFNHPNNEDEYPGRLAGHLAAMRCAQIMLYAGVEDVRILNGGMAAWREEGFDMITEEGEVVSADNFGTEIPHNPNLIIDTPEAKQLLSSKRGELVSIRSWKEFIGDVSGYNYIEKVGRIPGAVFGNCGSDAYHMENYRNIDHTMREYHEVAEIWADSGITPDKRIAFYCGTGWRASEAFFNAYMMGWPNIAVYDGGWMEWSSDPENPIEVGIPEDQVPAWQS